Proteins encoded within one genomic window of Polaribacter sp. NJDZ03:
- a CDS encoding TonB-dependent receptor codes for MYKKLILCSVWAMCFSLPIFSQKKAIKGKITDAETQLAISQVRILTSGKTVLTTTDERGNFSITAVKAPINLTFLLEGYIEKTITLKKGTNNLAIVLDRETTELSEIIISSKDEKKLGVHKVSKISLQLIPISSSQDFLKTVPGLFIAQHAGGGKAEQIFLRGFDNDHGTDFAVLVDDIGINLSSHAHGQGYADLHFLIPETVQNADYYKGPHETSLGNFAVSGAAKFTTKDKLHRNFVKLEYGQYDFTRALAMVSLIDQKNFLTKNDESAYIAIEGTYNNSFFESNQKLRRLNTFTKYSISLSDKHQLKTSLSTFHSDWNASGQIPLRAVKSGLITKYGAIDDKEGGDTKRIHVNAQLNSTLSNNTTLINQLYYVSNTYNLFSNFSFFQNDPVHGDMIHQQENRDVFAYKGNIAINNILEIPNSTTTFGWSAKHNHNYIGLNHTIGRELLENVNRFKIKETNYAAFIKERIQITNKLTVLAGLRADYFDFNVTEIIPTPQQGSTTAFKLSPKLSLFYDATEDLQFYAKASTGFHSNYANAAVKNKSINPLPKATGYDLGTEFKIGDNFIGNLTSYYLQSDAEFVFVSDGFEFENKGRSKRLGSEASFRYQPLPYFWIDTDLNYSYGTLLDAPKGDNKIPSAPRFTTTGGATLRLQNGIKASLRYRYLGERPLTEDASIIAQDYFIADAVVNYTTSKYTIGISIENLFDTSWREAVFYDSSQLQGELAPVDDIHFTPGTPFLAKLNLTYFF; via the coding sequence ATGTACAAAAAATTGATTTTATGCAGCGTATGGGCTATGTGTTTTTCATTGCCCATATTCTCACAAAAAAAGGCCATTAAAGGTAAAATAACTGATGCAGAAACACAGTTAGCAATCTCTCAAGTTCGTATTTTAACAAGCGGAAAAACAGTATTAACAACAACTGATGAAAGAGGAAACTTTTCTATTACGGCTGTAAAAGCACCTATAAATCTAACATTTTTGTTAGAAGGCTATATAGAAAAGACAATTACCTTAAAAAAAGGAACCAACAATTTAGCTATTGTTTTAGATAGAGAAACTACAGAACTTTCTGAAATTATTATCAGTTCTAAAGACGAAAAAAAACTAGGTGTTCATAAGGTTTCTAAAATATCATTGCAATTAATACCTATTAGTAGTTCGCAAGATTTTCTAAAAACGGTTCCTGGTTTATTTATAGCCCAACATGCAGGTGGCGGAAAAGCAGAACAAATTTTTCTTAGAGGTTTTGATAATGATCATGGAACTGACTTTGCTGTTTTGGTAGATGATATTGGAATTAATTTAAGTTCGCATGCACACGGACAAGGGTATGCCGATTTACATTTTTTAATTCCAGAAACGGTTCAGAATGCAGATTACTACAAAGGACCACATGAAACTTCTTTAGGTAACTTTGCTGTTTCTGGTGCTGCAAAATTTACAACCAAAGACAAACTACATCGCAATTTTGTAAAACTAGAATATGGTCAATATGATTTTACAAGAGCTCTGGCAATGGTTTCTCTTATAGATCAAAAGAATTTTTTAACTAAAAATGATGAAAGTGCTTATATAGCAATTGAAGGGACTTACAATAACAGTTTTTTTGAAAGTAATCAAAAACTTAGGCGTTTAAATACTTTTACTAAATATAGTATTTCCCTATCGGATAAACATCAATTAAAAACCTCTCTTTCTACTTTTCATAGTGATTGGAATGCTTCTGGACAAATTCCTTTACGTGCTGTAAAAAGCGGGCTTATAACTAAATATGGTGCTATTGATGATAAAGAAGGTGGCGATACTAAAAGAATACACGTAAATGCACAGTTAAATTCTACATTATCTAACAATACAACGCTTATTAATCAGTTGTATTATGTATCTAATACCTACAATTTGTTTTCTAATTTTTCATTCTTTCAAAACGATCCTGTTCATGGAGATATGATTCATCAACAAGAAAACAGAGATGTCTTTGCTTATAAAGGAAATATAGCCATAAACAACATTTTAGAAATACCTAATAGTACCACAACCTTTGGTTGGTCTGCAAAACATAATCACAATTACATTGGTTTAAATCATACTATTGGCAGAGAATTATTAGAAAATGTAAATAGGTTTAAAATTAAAGAAACCAATTACGCTGCATTTATTAAAGAAAGAATACAAATTACTAATAAATTAACGGTTTTAGCGGGGTTAAGAGCAGATTATTTCGACTTTAATGTAACAGAAATTATACCAACTCCGCAACAAGGAAGTACAACCGCTTTTAAACTAAGCCCTAAACTAAGTCTGTTTTACGACGCTACAGAAGATCTTCAATTTTATGCAAAAGCAAGCACTGGTTTTCATTCTAACTATGCAAATGCCGCAGTAAAAAACAAGAGTATAAATCCTTTGCCAAAAGCAACTGGGTATGACTTAGGGACTGAATTTAAAATAGGTGATAATTTTATAGGTAATTTAACTTCATATTATTTACAAAGTGATGCCGAATTTGTATTTGTGTCTGATGGTTTCGAGTTCGAAAACAAAGGAAGATCTAAACGTTTAGGTAGTGAGGCTTCTTTTAGATACCAACCTCTGCCCTACTTTTGGATAGATACAGATTTAAATTATAGTTACGGTACTTTATTAGATGCCCCTAAAGGGGATAATAAAATTCCGAGTGCGCCTCGTTTTACCACTACTGGTGGTGCTACTTTACGTTTACAAAACGGAATTAAAGCATCGCTACGTTATCGTTATTTAGGAGAACGTCCTTTAACCGAAGACGCATCTATAATAGCACAAGATTATTTTATTGCAGATGCTGTTGTTAATTATACAACTTCTAAATATACAATAGGAATTTCTATTGAAAACTTATTTGACACTAGTTGGAGAGAAGCTGTCTTTTACGACTCGTCACAATTACAAGGAGAATTAGCGCCTGTAGATGATATTCATTTTACACCAGGAACTCCGTTTTTAGCTAAATTAAATCTAACTTATTTCTTTTAA
- a CDS encoding histidinol-phosphate transaminase: MLNGHGDDLHLIDGEIKHNFSSNVYYKGCPEMLLNEVSKHVPLIQSYPSPAANELNILAAKKFNLKNEQFLFTNGATEAFYLIAQFFSDKKAAIIAPTFSEYEDACKIFKLKYELISRTEIHKTNADLIFICNPNNPTGAIFSKSELELLFQQKPNTTFIIDEAYIEFTNSVESIVSLTEKHINLIVVRSLTKTFTIPGLRLGYVVSNALNITNLLALKMPWSVNLLAIKAGEYIFNNYNSLQFNSTELLEETALFKKQLTALEGIKVCDSTTSYFLVELLHTSAKKLKEYLSTEHQILIRDATNFNGLEGEYIRLSTQSKKANNTLIEALKKWI, from the coding sequence ATGTTAAACGGCCACGGAGATGATCTTCATTTAATTGATGGAGAAATTAAACATAATTTTAGCTCAAACGTATATTATAAAGGGTGTCCAGAAATGCTACTTAATGAAGTTTCAAAGCACGTTCCTTTAATACAAAGTTATCCTTCTCCTGCTGCAAACGAATTGAATATTCTTGCTGCTAAAAAGTTCAACCTTAAAAACGAACAGTTTTTATTTACCAACGGAGCAACCGAAGCTTTTTATCTTATCGCTCAGTTTTTTTCTGATAAAAAGGCAGCAATTATTGCACCAACTTTTTCTGAATATGAAGATGCTTGTAAAATATTTAAATTAAAATACGAGTTAATTTCTAGAACAGAAATACATAAAACAAATGCCGACTTAATTTTTATATGCAACCCAAACAATCCTACGGGAGCTATTTTTTCTAAAAGCGAATTAGAACTTCTTTTTCAACAAAAACCAAATACTACTTTTATTATTGATGAAGCATATATTGAGTTTACAAACAGTGTTGAATCTATCGTTTCATTAACAGAAAAACACATCAATTTAATAGTTGTTCGCTCTTTAACCAAAACATTTACAATTCCTGGTTTACGTCTTGGTTATGTAGTTTCAAATGCTTTAAATATTACCAATCTCTTAGCTTTAAAGATGCCTTGGAGTGTTAATTTATTGGCTATAAAAGCAGGAGAATATATTTTTAACAATTACAATTCGCTTCAATTTAATAGTACAGAATTATTAGAAGAAACGGCCTTATTTAAAAAGCAACTTACAGCATTAGAAGGCATAAAAGTTTGCGATAGTACTACTTCTTATTTTTTAGTTGAATTACTGCATACATCAGCAAAAAAACTTAAAGAATATTTAAGTACAGAGCATCAAATTCTTATTAGAGATGCTACTAATTTTAATGGTTTAGAAGGAGAATACATTCGCCTTTCTACACAAAGCAAAAAAGCGAATAATACCTTAATTGAAGCTTTAAAAAAATGGATTTAA
- the cbiB gene encoding adenosylcobinamide-phosphate synthase CbiB, translating to MDLNSIYILIIAFALDAIFGDPKKLPHLIVGYGNSIYFGEKKLNKGASKVLKGALLTILLVGISFVFPYLTIRLLNAYNFPILSILFSIIMLFYCLANKTLIKEGYAVFNTLKNEGLEAGRKRLSWIVGRETNNLSEQQIRIATLETMSENLSDGVIAPLFYFLIFGIPGVMAYKMINTLDSMIGYKNDRYISFGKFAAKLDDVANYIPARITAILMLLVQFKLSGISFVFKEGKKHSSPNAGYPEAALAYILDCQFGGPNYYHGKLLKKPFIGSNNRIIKHEEIKIASRINYAVSILFCLLSIAILLLF from the coding sequence ATGGATTTAAACTCAATTTACATTTTAATAATTGCTTTTGCTTTAGATGCCATTTTTGGAGATCCTAAAAAATTACCGCACCTAATTGTTGGTTACGGAAATAGTATTTATTTTGGTGAAAAAAAATTAAACAAAGGCGCTTCTAAAGTCCTTAAAGGTGCGCTATTAACTATTCTATTGGTTGGTATTTCTTTTGTATTTCCTTACCTAACTATTCGTTTATTAAATGCGTACAACTTCCCTATTCTTTCTATTTTGTTTTCAATAATAATGTTGTTTTATTGTCTTGCCAACAAAACATTGATAAAAGAAGGATATGCCGTTTTTAATACGCTCAAAAATGAAGGTTTAGAAGCCGGACGAAAACGTTTATCTTGGATTGTAGGTAGAGAAACTAATAATTTAAGCGAACAACAAATTAGAATTGCCACGTTAGAAACCATGTCAGAAAACTTAAGTGACGGAGTGATTGCACCTCTTTTTTACTTTTTAATTTTTGGGATTCCTGGGGTAATGGCTTATAAAATGATAAATACTTTAGATTCTATGATTGGTTATAAAAACGATCGTTATATATCTTTTGGTAAGTTTGCTGCTAAATTAGATGATGTAGCCAATTATATTCCGGCTAGAATTACAGCTATATTAATGTTACTTGTTCAATTTAAGTTAAGCGGAATTTCTTTTGTTTTTAAAGAAGGTAAAAAACATAGTAGTCCAAATGCTGGTTACCCAGAAGCTGCATTAGCTTATATTTTAGATTGTCAGTTTGGAGGGCCTAATTATTATCACGGAAAATTACTTAAAAAACCTTTTATTGGTAGTAACAACCGTATAATTAAACACGAAGAAATTAAAATTGCTAGTCGAATTAATTATGCTGTAAGTATCTTATTTTGTCTTTTAAGTATTGCAATTTTATTACTGTTTTAA
- a CDS encoding AAA family ATPase encodes MSKLQKKYIITGAPGTGKTTLIDSLRTDGFNCFEEVSRKLITSQQEQKGNKTPWQDVVGFTNLVYQKITAELNIKSNKITFVDRGLADNIAYLKLKKHPICSKFLNFNYKKHYHITVFMLPPWQEIYTEDPQRLQSFEDAKKLHNLLVETYTNLGFSIKSLPKTTISKRLDFIKKIVN; translated from the coding sequence ATGTCTAAGCTTCAAAAAAAATATATTATTACAGGTGCTCCTGGTACTGGAAAAACGACCTTGATAGATAGCCTTCGTACAGATGGCTTTAATTGCTTTGAAGAAGTTTCTAGAAAATTAATTACTTCTCAGCAAGAGCAAAAAGGAAACAAGACTCCTTGGCAAGATGTTGTTGGGTTTACCAATTTAGTCTATCAAAAAATAACAGCAGAATTAAATATAAAAAGCAATAAAATTACTTTTGTAGATCGTGGTTTAGCAGATAATATTGCTTATTTAAAATTAAAAAAACATCCTATTTGTTCTAAATTTTTAAATTTTAATTATAAAAAACATTATCACATTACTGTTTTTATGCTTCCGCCTTGGCAAGAAATTTATACCGAAGATCCACAACGTCTTCAATCTTTCGAAGATGCTAAAAAGCTACATAATTTATTGGTAGAAACTTATACTAATTTAGGGTTTTCAATTAAAAGTCTACCTAAAACAACTATTTCTAAACGTTTAGATTTTATCAAAAAAATCGTTAATTAA
- a CDS encoding ferredoxin, producing the protein MGKNIANTTHTFLFCDGGSCQKAGSEKVVRAARAYLRNNDLWDTVHTIKTRCNGRCEDAPTCIVNPGEYWYKELTADKIIPIVKSHIDNNLPVEANLLYKKEWDALKSNREIAPFKPKPFELKDDKELGECFITKGFSSDQYLYPLFLYLLENPKGVTLKMAHLKAMPFTEITAVNYAKTYTLELETATDCIPLTIAGVPKEDKELQKSKISSTEYFYQKNVNQTGIRFKNKFGEVIGIINFDSIDNLAWKYCTKIQLQNASQDLISL; encoded by the coding sequence ATGGGTAAAAATATAGCCAATACAACACATACTTTTTTATTCTGCGACGGAGGCTCTTGCCAAAAAGCAGGATCAGAAAAAGTAGTAAGAGCTGCAAGAGCTTATTTACGTAATAATGATCTTTGGGATACTGTACATACTATTAAAACCAGATGTAATGGAAGATGTGAAGACGCACCTACTTGTATTGTAAATCCAGGTGAATATTGGTACAAAGAACTAACTGCTGATAAAATTATTCCTATTGTAAAAAGTCATATTGATAATAACTTACCCGTTGAAGCTAATTTATTATATAAAAAGGAATGGGATGCGCTAAAATCTAATAGAGAAATAGCGCCATTTAAACCCAAACCTTTCGAATTAAAAGACGACAAAGAATTAGGGGAATGTTTTATAACAAAAGGCTTTAGCTCCGATCAATATTTGTATCCTTTATTCTTATACTTATTAGAAAACCCCAAAGGTGTAACACTTAAAATGGCACATCTAAAAGCAATGCCGTTTACAGAAATAACTGCCGTAAATTATGCTAAAACATACACGTTAGAATTAGAAACAGCAACCGATTGTATTCCATTAACCATTGCTGGTGTACCAAAAGAAGATAAGGAATTACAAAAATCAAAAATTTCTAGTACAGAGTATTTTTATCAGAAAAACGTAAACCAAACAGGTATCCGTTTTAAAAATAAGTTTGGAGAAGTTATAGGAATCATTAACTTTGATTCTATAGATAATTTGGCTTGGAAATATTGTACTAAAATTCAGTTACAAAACGCGAGTCAAGATTTAATATCACTATGA
- a CDS encoding cobyric acid synthase yields MQKLQPIMLVGTGSDVGKSWITTGICRWLKQKGYNPAPFKAQNMSLNSFSTPDNLEIGRAQAVQAEACGIPPTVEMNPILLKPSSVNKSQIILHGKPIGNQTAKEYFLGDDKKHLFEEAKKSFKQLASKHNPIVMEGAGSISELNLKHRDIVNMRMAAAANACVYLVADIDKGGVFGSVYGTIELLEDWERKLVKGIIINKFRGDPSLFVDGKKKLEELTGIPILGVLPYATDIIIEEEDSVALNRRATTAKENKLNIAVVRLHYMSNYTDFQVLEQEPLINLYFTRNSSEINKADIIIIPGTKNTIEDLIALKKDGLDTIIKEQYKHIPVIGICGGYQMLGKTVKDPFSVESNVKSEEGLGLFQIDTTLSKTKQTVQRNFQFKDFKEVCIGYEIHMGETTVPKNNHLNIINGKEEGYFDGNKSWGTYLHGIFDNQNVVTELLHLKFPDATAINYKEFKAQQFDKLADWIDENLDMEAILKNSAQEC; encoded by the coding sequence ATGCAAAAATTACAACCTATCATGTTAGTTGGCACAGGCTCTGATGTTGGTAAAAGCTGGATAACAACTGGAATTTGCAGATGGTTGAAACAAAAAGGATATAACCCCGCACCATTTAAAGCGCAAAATATGTCTTTAAATAGTTTTTCTACACCAGATAATTTAGAAATTGGAAGAGCCCAAGCTGTACAAGCAGAAGCATGCGGAATTCCGCCAACAGTAGAAATGAATCCTATTTTATTAAAACCATCTTCGGTAAATAAATCTCAGATTATTTTACACGGAAAACCAATAGGAAACCAAACCGCTAAAGAATATTTTTTAGGTGATGATAAAAAACACCTTTTTGAAGAAGCTAAAAAATCGTTTAAACAATTAGCTTCTAAACACAACCCAATTGTAATGGAAGGTGCTGGCAGCATTAGCGAACTCAATTTAAAGCATAGAGATATTGTAAACATGCGAATGGCAGCAGCAGCAAATGCTTGTGTATATTTAGTGGCAGATATTGATAAAGGCGGTGTTTTTGGAAGCGTATATGGTACTATAGAGTTGCTAGAAGATTGGGAACGTAAATTAGTAAAAGGAATTATCATTAATAAATTTAGAGGCGATCCTTCTTTATTTGTTGATGGAAAAAAGAAACTAGAAGAACTAACAGGTATTCCTATTTTAGGGGTTTTACCCTACGCAACAGATATTATTATAGAAGAAGAAGATTCTGTTGCTTTAAATAGAAGAGCAACAACTGCAAAAGAAAACAAACTTAATATAGCGGTTGTTAGACTTCATTATATGTCTAATTATACAGATTTTCAGGTTTTAGAACAAGAACCATTAATCAACCTTTATTTTACTAGAAATTCTTCGGAAATTAATAAAGCAGATATTATTATTATTCCGGGGACAAAAAATACGATTGAAGATTTAATCGCCTTAAAAAAAGACGGTTTAGATACTATTATTAAAGAACAATACAAACACATTCCTGTTATCGGAATTTGTGGTGGATATCAAATGTTAGGTAAAACGGTTAAAGATCCTTTTTCCGTAGAAAGTAATGTAAAATCAGAAGAAGGTTTAGGTTTGTTTCAAATTGATACAACTCTTTCCAAAACAAAACAAACCGTACAACGTAATTTTCAATTTAAAGATTTTAAAGAGGTTTGTATTGGTTATGAGATTCATATGGGAGAAACTACCGTTCCAAAAAACAACCATTTAAATATTATAAACGGTAAAGAAGAAGGCTATTTTGATGGCAATAAAAGTTGGGGGACTTACCTTCATGGTATTTTTGATAATCAAAACGTTGTTACCGAATTACTACATTTAAAATTCCCTGACGCAACAGCCATAAACTACAAGGAGTTTAAAGCCCAACAATTTGATAAATTAGCAGATTGGATTGATGAAAACTTAGATATGGAAGCAATTCTAAAAAATAGTGCACAAGAATGTTAA
- a CDS encoding YchJ family protein, with protein MKCPCNPSKLYIDCCKKAHQDINSVTTPEILMRSRYSAFVMADVDYLQKSHHSATRPSNSEKKETLIWTKSVEWIKLDVLKSTENTVEFKAFFYENNSLNVIHENSSFVKEDNHWVYKDAL; from the coding sequence ATGAAGTGTCCTTGTAATCCATCTAAGTTATATATTGATTGTTGTAAAAAAGCGCATCAAGATATTAATTCTGTAACTACCCCAGAAATTTTAATGCGTTCTAGGTATAGTGCTTTTGTGATGGCTGATGTTGATTATTTACAAAAAAGTCATCATAGTGCAACTAGACCATCAAATTCTGAAAAAAAAGAAACATTAATTTGGACAAAGTCCGTAGAATGGATAAAACTAGATGTTTTAAAATCAACAGAAAATACGGTTGAGTTTAAAGCTTTTTTTTACGAAAACAACTCTTTAAATGTCATTCATGAAAATTCTAGTTTTGTAAAAGAAGATAATCATTGGGTCTATAAAGATGCTTTATAA